In Cherax quadricarinatus isolate ZL_2023a chromosome 41, ASM3850222v1, whole genome shotgun sequence, the genomic stretch AGGAACTCTTCTTTGATCTTGTCCTGGTGGACGTAACGGACGAACCCAAGGAGAACAGCACAACTGGCTACGTCACACGATTCATCAAATTGCAAGGAGAATTTGCCATATGAGCTTTCCTTGATCTCTGTTGTAACTTGGGACAGGATATCTGATACCATGTCATCGACTCGTCGGCGGATGGTGTTGTTTGATAGAGATATGACACTCAGTTTCTTCGCTTGATCCTCCCCACATACCTTGCTTACCATCTTGTATGCACAAGGCATAATCAGATTCTCTGCAGTGGTGTGGCATTTCTGTTGTTCGGCAATTTTATATGCAACACAGTAGGATGCTTCGACCGCAGCTTGAAGCTTTTGGGCTTGAATTCCAGATGAGCCGAACTGGATATTCTTCAGTGCTACAGCCTGGCGCTGAAAATAAGCCTGATCCTTATTTTGAAGATTTGGATGGCACTTCTGGAGGTGAGCTGAGAGTTTTGATGGCTTGAGGCTTTCATTTGTCAACACATTGTGGCCGATCCTCTCCACCAGAAGTTAAATTCACAAAGCCATGGCGAAGAAAGGCGTCAGTGTAGGTGCGCTTTTTGGACATTTTCTTGTTCAATCTGCAGAAAAAGAAGAATATCCATGCATACACTGCAAAACGCAAGGTACATAATTTCTCGCATGGCAGCTAACACAAGTTCACTGATGcaagcacacacgcatacattcaAAATTGTCAGGCTGCAAGTATCATGCTTGTCAGCACAAGAGCACCGTGTAGCGCGAGACTacagtgaacgtatacagcctcgcatactctactaatcctagcaaaaccattgaaaacgtaagaaccacacatacattatatataaaattaataatagctacaaattcacagtaacagtgggtaaatactaactatatactgcacagggcagtacacatacataccagcttatgtctacctcggctgatgctcacagataaactgacagtgtgaaatagaggcagcctcaggaagtgagtgacgcgtactggacaggtcgatctgggctactgagtgacttttgtcctgaagcatacttgtcaaaatacttttgggtttccacacacttagctatatatttcttcttttctaatactgtatattagtttttgatgtttattgttatttggtttaactttattacttacttataataggtttactttacaactttatatactaagacaaagttaacaataatcctcataccgggtaccgcattgttttcttgattttcagaattcataactttttttctgtcacccctccattaccccccaaaaatgattaaattacccccagggggtaatttacccccagtttgggaaccactgctctagcacCTTAAAAGTGAGTTTTATTATATACAGTAAGCCTTTTATTTAATGGACTAATTTGGGGAAGCAGGTGGCCAGTAATGGTAATTGTAGTGGATATAATTATGTTGAATGTGTTTCACTTTTTCCAGATTCAGGAAGGAAAGATTAGGAAAGCTCTTCAACAGGGCAATGTTGAAGGTGCCAGAATTTACGCTGAAAATTCAATACGAAAGAAGAATGAATCGCTCTCTTACTTGCGGATGGCATCAAAAATTGATGCTGTTGAGTCCAGGTGAGAAATGTGACATAATAAtaaaggggctctggtggcctggtggttaacgctctcgcttcacacggcgagggcctgggttcgattcccagccagagtagaaacattggacgtgtttctttcaacctgttgtctatgttccccatcagtaaaatgggtacctgggtgttagtcgactggtgtgggtcgcatcctgggacactgacctaaggaggcctggtcacagaccggcccgtgggggcgttgacccccggaactctctccaggtaaactccaggtaatataattTGGAATGTTTGGCTTGTGTAGTCTAGATTTTATTTTTAACACCTGCTTGTAATAAAGCCTTTATATATCTACAGCTTTAATTACTTTGGATGAGGTGTATTTGTAATTTATGGTTGCTCCACTGTCACCTAATCCTGACAATTTCTCAACCCTATTATCTTTTATTCCTTGCCTCCTTTTACTTAATTCACTTACAAAGACTCACATTTTTATTATCCTCTCTTACCTTTCTGTTTGGGGCTCAACATTTTCCTTACAATCTTCAGAATTTTCAAAATTATACGTTGGTGATATTGATTTAAAGTTCAGGAGTCACTTTCTCTATGTGGATGTGTTGATGTCCTGTTCCTTAGAATACGTATATCCTTTCCTTCAGATAGCCTCCTTATCTTAGGTTAACTGTGTTATGTGTACTAGTTTCTGGATTATTTCAGACCTGTGTTTTGCTCCATTTATGGTAGGTCTTACCACTTATGTgcaattctgttttttttttttgagttgtaGGGACTTCAGCATCCAGCAAACAGATATGAGCATGTAAGATCAGTAGAAGTAGAGACGGTTGATTTTTGGGATTTGAAAGGATACGGGAGAATGAGccaggtaacatttataaaggtatTCAGAGAAATTGCTTAACCAGATTTGAGTTCTGTATAATGGGTAAGAATGTTGAGATTCAGTAGaccatttgaattgtgatgtccatGCATTTTTGGAAAGGTAGCTGGGAGTAAGTGATGTACTAAAAAAAATATCAAATTTTCACTTGGTATTAAAGTAGAACATTGAAATTCAGTTGATCAGGGTCCTTCTAAAGTTTGGGTTTGCTCACCAGACCTGAACCTGAAAATCTAAGGAAAGTTTTCAGGGAAAATTTCCAAGCAAAACATTATAGTGCAAATTGTGAAAAATTATATTATGCCTTACGTACGTACAGTAGACTATTGTATATTACActgtagttatgttcctgaaaatgctgtgttagGTAAAACCATGTTAGAttaactgaagaacttatggaaaaaaaatagggttacattccagggagcccccaaaaagccaaactttTTTTTAGATCAACAGattttacaaaaataaaagtgaatatgtaattgtagttcattgtcgtgatatattacgtttttactgcttaagaccacaaacgcaacagaaataatagtatttcttacctttaaattgtgggtgctggtgtttgtgagtGATTGTGAAAAGAGTGGAGATGCATGgtttggccctactgggctgaggtgtatggttgttggttgtcagcAGAAGtcgatggtagaggttctggtacaaAAGTTGATGGTTgcattggagtgtgcataaattctgtaatggatctctgggctcttttaccctacagtacattatacagctgatggtaaagcatcatcagctggtctagatcttgtttcaaagcactgcttctagatttgccAGGGTCCTCTTCAGCAAAAAAGTCTGCAACTTTGCCAATAATATGGAACTGCTGCTATgtcaactgtttttcttcaggttcttcatcTTCTGTTATGGGGATCCCTTGTATGTATGCAttgagctctgccaacatttcctctgaaCTCGTgtcttcattatcatcatcatcttctaagagctcattcacatcttcattcatatcttcaaaaccatcacctggtaatctccttgccagctgaacaatttcctgaacctgactcaAGCAAGGAAAAAACAGTGAAAGAATTAGctacagaaggccataactttcccctgcctgcatttaaccctttgagggtcgacaggccctctccgaaactcgttctcagggtcggccaaatttaaaaaaaaaaaaatttattttctcttatgaaaagatagagaatcttttcccgatcataaagacaccaaaagtttgaaatttgatagaaaacttacggaattatgctctcgcaaagttagcggtctcggcgatgttaacgcatcggcgattttgcccactttgagccccattttcggccaatttcactgtactagtcgacaaaaaacatgaatatttcgctagaactccattttttctatcgactgggtgcaagaaaccacccatttataaattcaactatccagtacagtggtcagaatttagcaattttgccaatttcacacaaatttcaaaagatgccaatttccgaatagggtccagaataaacaagaaagacattcctggcactaaaatgacatttcctctagtcattagtcacgtctcaagggccctcttatattcttttgctttccactttgaatttttattctcacaaaaaatataagatttactgttatgcagactactgcattagtgtaaaaaatggtataaatattattggtgcacttgtaaaagaatattagactcaccagttgacgtgtattgcacgcttggcacgatttgtttacttttgaagtttggtaaaaatcgaacatttctgctactttgagctcaatttcaaggcacctttcattgtaaaaccagtcaaaatcatctcaatttctgtaatatgtcttccattctataaaatgagaccaagaaaactagaatacaacaataaataccatacgaaaatacactgcaaagtcgctgatttattaaaaaaaatggtcaaagttttttttttctcattatgcactgtgtgctgcaggattttttttagactgtgcacaatgaccacatagacccattctttcatatgaaggcctaccagctttctcccactagatttgaggccgctagaatttatgagtactagtacgtcaaaaacccctacgcgtaaaacgtactagtacgaccaaaaccctcaaagggttaatgttgatcagggcacttcattccatgcacttttagcatagctgatggcatctgcaatgttaaatttattccagaaacTTGGTGCTGCTAGGTTGGAGTTAGAGTCCATTGATACAACtagtttttttataatttttttgtgtagttacacttgaattACTTAACTCCCTGATCTAATGGTTGTATTAAAGTTGATGTATTTGGaagtaaaaatacaacttttacatgtggggccacatccagcaaagcttgtggatgaatacgggaattatcaagaatgaagagagctTTGAATGCTGTGtaggtaaaacttgacttcaggaataaagtgatacttaaaccagtcaataaatatttcctctgtcatccatgctgactggtttgacctccaaattactggtaaggtgtttttatctactTCTTTCAAAGCACGAAGATTCTTAGAGCtgtaaataaccatgggcttacacttgaaatcacctgacTCATTActgcaaaggagcaaggtgaagtgATTCTTTGCTGACCTGAAGCCCAgtgcacttttctcttgctgactgatataagttcttgttggcattttcttccaaaaaactTGTCAGCGttaaacacttgatgtggctcatagccaccctcagaagtaatttcctgcaattcagcagGAAATTACTTCTGTGGTGAGCATACACTTTCTcaggccttccttccttccttattacAAATATCCCACAGGCAATgctccaatttttttttcctcctgcAAACTGTACTTGCTGCTGTATATTCAactgaagcactttcaccagaaaacttaataCGTATTACGTAACTTATTATGCAACTTAAAGTTGTGGAACTAGCCTGTGGTGAGCATACACTCTTTTTcaggccttccttccttccttccttattacAAATATCCCACAGGCaatgctccaaaattttttttcctcctgcaaactgaactgtgttaagttaattttatgaaGCGTTGTATAAAATTGTGGCGCAATTTTTCAATagtgcaaaagccttcgacaagtgtgaccatggcgtaatagtgcacaaaatgcgtgctaaagaaataacaggaaaagttggtagatggatctataatttcctcacaaacagaacacaaagagtagtagtcaacagagtaaagtctgaggcggctacggtgaaaagctctgttccacaaggcacagtactcgctcccatcttgtttctcatcctcatatctgacatggacaaggatgtcagccacagcaccgtgtcttcctttgcagatgacacctgaatctgcatgacagtgtcttccattgcagacactgcaaggttccaggcggacatcaaccaaatctttcagtgggctgcagaaaacaatatgaagttcaatgatgagaaatttcaattactctgatatggtaaacacgaggaaatcaaaacttcatcagagtacaaaacaaattccggccacaaaatagagcgaaaaaacaacgtcaaggacctgggagtgatcatgtcggaggatctcaccttcaaggaccataacattatatcaattgcagctgctagaaaaatgacaggatggataatgagaaccttcaaaactagggataccaagcccatgatggcactcttcaggtcgtttgttctatctaggctggaatattgctgcacaccaacagcacctttcaaggcaggtgaaattgctgacctagaaaatgtacagagaaccttcatggcacccATAACGGAGatgaaacacctcaattactgggagcgcttgaagttcctgagcctgtattccctggaacgcaggcaagagagatacagtggacccccgagtttcgtgattaatcagttccagagagcccgctgaaggtcgaaattcacgaaactcgaaaccattttccccataagaaataatggaaataaaattaatccattccagacacccaaaaatattaaaataaaatattttttcaaattaaataaagatttacataatgaaagcaatcagaaatcaagtacatgcatttaaaataaataataataacattacacttacctttactgaagacttctgggtggatggaagatgggaggaggtgataggaggaaggtgtacactattgtttggaaggagaatctccttccattaggacttcaggtagcaagtccttatctggggttacttcccttcttcttttaatgccactgggaacaacttgagagtcactggacccctggcgcacaaaatatctatccagagaggtctttttctggcgtttctttaagatttccctgaagtgggacacaacactgtcattgtacatgttgcagatatggcttgtttcagcttggtcagggtgatacttttcaacaaaactttgcaactcattccacattcacatgtccttaatcactgaagaaggcacctcatccactccctcttcctcctcctctgaagcaagttcctcagctgtggtctgatgctgttccagttgaagctcttgcagttcgtcagtggttagctcttccctgtggtcctcctccaactcttccacatccctgtcactctctttatttaccaaaggacttgcactagctttccttgggtccataatgacttatttagcagttgcaagcacaaaaaacaatggattattatgaaatgtattgtatgaacccgcggggtgatggtcacatgttggtaaacaatggcacactgagcgtgaatggcatgggagactggctttgtgtgcgtggtgacgggcggacgggtacTGGACAGTCGCCGAAACACGAgttttttcacgaaactcgaggccaaatttttcccaacaaaactcgccgaaggtcgaatttcgcgaaagtcgaggctgccgaaactcgggggtccactgtacatgattatatacacctggaaaatcctagagggactagtaccaaacttgcacacaaaaatcactcacaacgaaagcaaaagacttggcagacaatgcagcatccccccaatgaaaagcaggggtgtcactagcacgttaagagacaatacagtaagtgtcaggggcccgagactgttcaactgcctcccagcatacataagggggattaccaatagacccctggcagtcttcaagctggcactggacaagcacataaagtcggtacctgaccagccggggtgtggctcatacgttggattgcgggcagccagcagtaacagcctggttgatcaggctctgatccaccatgaggcctggtcacagaccgggccacgggggcattgactcccggaactctctccaggtaaactccaggtaaccaaaCATGCCAAATAAAACTGTGTAATATAACAGTCTACTGTATACAGCATGTAATTCTTGTGTTAAGTAAGGTTATGAAATGAAATATTGTAATTAAACTGAAATTCCTTAAAAAAGATGATAGAATTTTGCCATTGCCACATGGCATCAAGTGTACCTGTAATAACACTTATTTTATCACCTGTTCACTAGTAATACATGTATGTTTtacccaacaccatcctgtaaATCATGTGTTAGGTAACTTATGAAGcaaattataatcaaaaccaagtacTAAACTCACTGAGTCATACAACTTTATGAAGCAAAATATGGCTTTTGtatggaattttttttataaatcttTATAGATTTTTTCCATATAAATGCCATAAATTTACTactggttgtaggttggtagacaacagtcacccagggaggtactactgtcctgccataTGAGTGTAAGATGTAAACCTGtatttattttacatgatggtaagagtgctggtatctttttttctgtctcatgaacacaagataacaggtatatcttgctacttttacttgcaattaggtcacactacacatgcatgtacacatgtATACACTCACCTGaagtttcttttatttttttcttaatggttcttgttcttatttcctttcatctccatagggaagtggaatgaaaatctttcctccataagctatgcgtgttgtaaaagtcaactaaaatgcctggaacaatgggctagtaaccccttactaagaataataataagaaaacctTTAAGTTGggtgtctgaatgtgcatggatgaaatgcagataagaaagagatgattgtggatgttatggatGAAAAGAAGCTGAATGCCCTGGCTCTTAGTagaacaaagctgaagggggtaggagagtttcactGGGGAGATATAAAtggaattaggtcaggggtttccaGTAGAGTTACCACTAAGgaaagggtagcaataatgttgaaggatcatttATGGCAGAAAAataaggaatataaatgtataaatccaaggattatgtagagtaaaattAGAGTGGGATGTGAaaggtgggttatagtaagtgtttatgcacctggagaagagagaagtgtagaggagagagagagcttCTGGGAGGCATTGAGTGCTTgaagagttttgaaccaagtgtgagaataCTTGTGGTGGAGGACCTAAATGCCAGTGGGTAAAACTGTTGTAGAGGGAGTATTAGGTAAGTTTGGGAGGCTATGGGGGCTTTTAATTGAATAAATAAGTATAAAAGATATGATATAGCGTGTAATGAAAggagtttgttggattatgtattggtggataaaaggttgatgggtagacttcaggatgtgcatgtttatagaggggcaacagatatattgaatcattatttagttgtagctacagctagagtaagaggtagatggagcaaaaggaaaatggcagcagcaagtaagagaggggcaaaagtttataaactatgggaggaggaagttagggtgagatatatgCAACTATTGGAAGAGaggtgggctagtgagagtataggtagtgggggggttgaagaacggtgggatagttttaaaaatgcagtgttagtaTGCAGGGCAGAAGTTTGGGGATATAGGAGgctgggtgcaggaggaaagataagtgattggtggaatgatgaggtaaagggtgtgataagggagaaaaagtttgcTTATGAGAAGTTTCTACAAAGCAAAAATGATAAAGAtgggtggagtatatggagagtataaagagagtggtgagagactgcaaaaggagagcaaatgataaagTGGGAGAGGTGCTGTCgtcaaattttgctgagaataagaaatttatggagtgagataaataagttaagaaagcctagggaacaaatggatttgacagttaaaaacagaataggggaattagtagatggggagttggaggtattgggaagatggcagaaatattttgaggaactgttaaatgttgatgagagGGAGGCACAACATCATTTAGTATTgaagaagagccagatgtgagtgtggtggaggtgcttAAAGCattaggtagaatgaaagagggtaaagcagctggaactgatgggatgaCAGATGGTTtatttccctggatcaagagcctcttatTGGCATCACTGCACTATAGTAAGAATGACATTCATTACATGACATGAATTCCTAATTTCCTTATCTCTACTAACAGAGATATCATTTGTGTAATTCcattgtttatttatttttttgtctCTAGGACTTTGATTCTTGATTGTCTTCTTTATACCTTTTATTCAGGATCCAATCAGCAATGGCTATGAAAGGGGTCACCAAAAACATGGGGTCGGTGGTAAAAGCTTTGGATCAAGCCCTTAATGCTATGGACTTGCAGAAAGTTTCTTCCATTATGGATAAATTTGAGTCACAGTTTGAGGACTTGGATGTGAGAACATCAGTAAGTAACAAATTTCtatacttaacccttaaactgtccaaacatagatctatgttttttcaacatttgaaagtatgtaaaaaaaaagtagatcttttttttttacatttgaaaacgtaaaaaaaatttgatctactttttttttttttttttttttgaaaatatgtaaaaaaacgtagatctacttttggagcactacgtatATGAATGTAGAtttgcttggacagtttaagggttaaaatatatattataatggaaCTAGTGAAAGTATATAGGTATAATTGTTCCCTAGCACACTTTCTTGAATTTACCATGTCCTCCTAGGAGACCTGTCTTCCTTCTCAGTATATACTATGTATTGCATATATTTTATTGGAGGATATATtgttttgtttaaaaaaaatattttttaatttccATTTTAATTTAAATATAGCTAAAGGTACCAAAATACTATTTCAAGTATTATTAATCAGACACTCTGTCTTATAATTAGGTACTAGAAGATAGCATGGGTGCAGCTACAACATTAAGCACCCCAAAAGAGGCTGTGGATGCTCTTATCCAGCAGGTGGCAGATGAGGCAGGTCTTGAAGTGATGGATCAAGTCAATGCTCAGTCTGTGCCAGCAGGAACACTTACTGCTGGTGAACGCACTGCTGACCATGAAGATCAGCTCAGCAGACGGCTTGCTGCTCTCAGGAATTAGTATTGAACCACCTTGGTAAGGGGCCATGAATACTTTATGTATGCAAACATAATATATAAACTCATACAGACTTGATTTTGTTGCAGAATATGACTTACTATATTTTATCAGTGGCTGACAGGTTAAAAGAGCATAATTCCATTCTGCACTTCCATTGCAGAATGGAATTATGCCCTCTTCAAAATACATATTAAAGTAATTCattatattattagtattaaGCAGACAGAGAAAGGTGTTTATTCACAAGAGTGTTTTTACTTATTTTGCTTTATATACTTTATACAAATCTTTCTTTAATTTAATTGGAGACTTCTAAAtaaaatgtacagtggaacctcatatTTCGAACGTAttgcttatcgaactcttcgaaaatagaacccttttttcgaaccaactttgtccctattatcgaactcgcccctattttcgaatcGCCAGGTACCAGACCTGTCCGGCAGCCCACTCTGTCTGCATCTCCACACAGGCgctgtgagccagtctggttttgttgatgcttgagtgaacactaacctgcgctctcattcaaacatttcacgattatttcattgtgtttagtgcttgtgggactgtgaaataggctacaatgggcccaaagaaacttgctagtggtacccctgtggtaaagaaagtgagaaacaccatagatgtgaagaaggaaataatacagaaatggaatgatgtccaagtggaatgatgtccaaatatttatggagaagtaccaccctgagcaaggtgaaacaagccatctttgcaacaagttcagtgacagaaccatgtccaattttagggaaatctttaagaggcaccagaaacagaggactgtggacagttattttgtgagacaggggtccagtgactcaagctggtcctagtggcattaaaagacagaagggaagtaaccccagagagggctttgatacctgaagtcctcatggagggggattctccttccaaacactagccccaactccctctctcctcctccctatcttccagataccatcaccaatcttcaataaaggtaagtaaaatgttattttatatgtttatttaaatttattaatacataattgagcactatatttgttgtatgtagaactataattaatctctataaaatgtatttttttgtgtgtgaatatttttgtgtttctggaacggattaattttatttccattatttcttatgggtaatattgcttcgcttttcagacttttcgaatttagaactaactcctggaacggattaagttcgatatttgaggttccactgtaatctgAGACAActcttgaaattttgttgtaaagGAAATCCACTTGGCACTTGGTGATTGTAATTATCTTTCAGGGTGAGTTTTTGTCTCGCTAAGATAGTTCATCATTCCAGTTATTTGCTGGAATGACCAGCTATCATTCCAGCAAATTAAGTGTTTAAAGTATAATGTCATCAGTTATAGTAAAAATAGGAtactgtggattttttttttttattttttgctgAAACTATTTCTGTTATTTTCACAATATATTGTAACTACTTACATCTTTAATGTATTGTTCCCTTTGGTGATTTCCCC encodes the following:
- the Chmp1 gene encoding charged multivesicular body protein 1a, encoding MSWFGGNSDKKMQDCMFQLKFCGKQMERLSKKAEKDQKIQEGKIRKALQQGNVEGARIYAENSIRKKNESLSYLRMASKIDAVESRIQSAMAMKGVTKNMGSVVKALDQALNAMDLQKVSSIMDKFESQFEDLDVRTSVLEDSMGAATTLSTPKEAVDALIQQVADEAGLEVMDQVNAQSVPAGTLTAGERTADHEDQLSRRLAALRN